The following coding sequences lie in one Labrys wisconsinensis genomic window:
- a CDS encoding NAD(P)/FAD-dependent oxidoreductase has protein sequence MSDTTTFDTIVLGGGMVGTSAALHLALRGRSVALVDRRAPGEETSHGNAGLVERSSLYPVAFPRSLPALARVVLGRNPAAHFHWRALPALAPWLLAYWRASAPERLEETARIMHPLLASTVEEHYALARRAGAEHFFRDNGWLKVYRSEASLAGERREFPLAQGFGIDVRELSVAEALALEPNLAPVFRGAVLWSDPHSVSDPGGVTKAYAAHLEAIGGKVLVGDARTLAQGAEGWSVAGEAGPIRGRSAVVALGPWSMDLLRLLGYRMPLAVKRGYHMHYRPEGNAGLTRPVLDEDGGYVITPMRRGIRLTTGVEFAGRDVPKTPVQLARTEVLARGLFPLGARVDPEPWMGARPVFPDSRPVIGPAPRHANLWFAFGHQHLGFTLGPASGRLLAEMMSGEAPFVDAAPFSPARF, from the coding sequence ATGAGCGACACCACGACCTTCGACACCATCGTCCTCGGCGGCGGCATGGTCGGCACCTCGGCGGCGCTGCATCTCGCCCTGCGCGGGCGCTCCGTCGCCCTGGTCGACCGCCGCGCGCCGGGCGAGGAGACCTCCCACGGCAATGCCGGCCTGGTCGAGCGCTCCTCGCTCTACCCCGTCGCCTTTCCGCGCAGCCTGCCGGCCCTCGCCCGGGTGGTGCTCGGCCGCAACCCGGCGGCGCATTTCCACTGGCGCGCGCTGCCGGCCCTGGCGCCCTGGCTGCTCGCCTATTGGCGCGCCTCCGCGCCCGAGCGGCTGGAGGAGACGGCCAGGATCATGCACCCGCTGCTGGCCAGCACGGTCGAGGAGCATTACGCCCTCGCCCGCCGCGCCGGCGCCGAGCATTTCTTCCGCGACAACGGCTGGCTCAAGGTCTACCGCAGCGAGGCGAGCCTGGCGGGCGAACGCCGCGAATTCCCGCTGGCGCAAGGCTTCGGCATCGACGTCCGCGAGCTCTCCGTGGCCGAGGCCCTGGCGCTGGAGCCCAATCTCGCCCCGGTCTTCCGCGGCGCCGTGCTCTGGTCCGACCCGCATTCGGTGTCCGACCCCGGCGGCGTCACCAAGGCCTACGCCGCCCATCTCGAGGCAATCGGCGGCAAGGTGCTCGTCGGCGACGCCCGCACCCTCGCGCAGGGCGCCGAAGGCTGGTCGGTCGCGGGCGAGGCCGGTCCGATCCGCGGCCGCAGCGCCGTGGTGGCGCTCGGGCCCTGGTCGATGGACCTGCTGCGCCTGCTCGGCTACCGCATGCCGCTGGCCGTCAAGCGCGGCTACCACATGCATTACCGGCCGGAGGGCAATGCCGGGCTGACGCGGCCGGTGCTGGACGAGGACGGCGGCTATGTCATCACGCCGATGCGCCGCGGCATCCGCCTGACCACCGGGGTCGAGTTCGCCGGCCGCGATGTGCCGAAGACGCCGGTCCAGCTCGCCCGGACCGAGGTGCTGGCCCGCGGTCTGTTCCCGCTGGGGGCGCGGGTCGATCCGGAGCCGTGGATGGGCGCGCGCCCGGTCTTCCCGGATTCGCGCCCGGTGATCGGCCCGGCGCCGCGCCACGCCAACCTGTGGTTCGCCTTCGGCCACCAGCATCTGGGCTTCACGCTCGGCCCGGCGTCGGGCCGGCTGCTGGCGGAGATGATGAGCGGGGAGGCGCCCTTCGTCGATGCCGCGCCGTTCTCGCCGGCGCGGTTCTGA
- a CDS encoding transporter substrate-binding domain-containing protein: MRLLRAIAAALPALLFAAGGAGSELRSSIRVASEGGNPPFNTVDADGRLAGFDIDIAQALCDRMKVTCSYVQVKWEDLIPGLLAGRFDAIAADMSITAERRRLVAFTDRYSAMPGTFAIRTGDDIGDASPAALRGKVLGAQAGTTAAAYLQQRYKSSRVRLFDTQAELEAALAAGRIHALLADKFTIYGWLQRAESGGCCRFAGVELPDVNPDGEGIAVRKEDDGLRTRLNQALRAIKADGTYKAITAKYFPFSIE, translated from the coding sequence ATGCGCCTGCTGCGCGCCATCGCCGCCGCTCTTCCTGCCCTGCTGTTCGCGGCCGGCGGCGCCGGCTCGGAGCTCCGCAGCAGCATCCGCGTCGCCAGCGAGGGCGGCAACCCGCCCTTCAACACGGTCGACGCCGACGGCCGGCTCGCCGGCTTCGACATCGACATCGCCCAGGCGCTGTGCGACCGGATGAAGGTCACCTGCAGCTATGTCCAGGTGAAATGGGAGGACCTGATCCCCGGCCTGCTCGCCGGCCGGTTCGACGCCATCGCCGCCGACATGTCGATCACCGCCGAGCGCCGGCGTCTCGTCGCCTTCACCGACCGCTATTCCGCCATGCCCGGCACCTTCGCCATCCGCACCGGCGACGACATCGGCGATGCCTCGCCGGCGGCGCTGCGCGGCAAGGTGCTCGGCGCCCAGGCCGGCACCACCGCCGCCGCCTATCTGCAGCAGCGCTACAAGTCGAGCCGTGTGCGGCTGTTCGACACCCAGGCCGAGCTCGAGGCGGCGCTCGCCGCGGGCCGTATCCATGCCTTGCTCGCCGACAAGTTCACCATCTATGGCTGGCTGCAGCGGGCGGAGTCCGGCGGCTGCTGCCGCTTCGCCGGGGTCGAGCTGCCCGACGTCAACCCCGACGGCGAAGGCATCGCCGTGCGCAAGGAGGATGACGGCCTGCGCACGCGGCTGAACCAGGCCCTGCGCGCGATCAAGGCGGACGGCACCTACAAGGCCATCACCGCCAAATATTTCCCCTTCAGCATCGAGTGA
- a CDS encoding alpha/beta hydrolase gives MSAVPQIPPEPDDLLPLDPGMTAFGAAVAAAMPPGAADWPLPRRRAAWEEVCRRFRAPRPAGLAVADVTIAGAGGALALRVYRPAGAGRRPGVLYFHGGGWILGSLETHDDICAEIAAGADVAVVAVDYRLAPEHPHPAQIADALAARDWLLAEGAGHGVDAARLVAAGDSAGGEISAGLAIHLKDQGLPQLAGLALAYPILGADTDTPSYVRHAEASLSRTEMQRYLAAFLGLPERFAWRDARAVPLRARDVAGLPPTFLTAAGHDPLHDDAVMFAGRLRAAGVPALLRREPALGHAYIRARHASAPAGAGFAAILAAIRALAHEGRLPEPA, from the coding sequence ATGTCCGCAGTTCCCCAGATCCCGCCCGAACCCGACGACCTCCTGCCGCTCGATCCCGGCATGACCGCCTTTGGCGCCGCAGTCGCCGCCGCCATGCCGCCCGGCGCGGCGGACTGGCCGCTGCCGCGCCGGCGCGCCGCCTGGGAGGAGGTCTGCCGCCGCTTCCGGGCGCCGCGGCCAGCGGGGCTCGCCGTCGCGGATGTGACGATTGCCGGCGCCGGCGGCGCGCTGGCGCTGCGGGTCTATCGCCCGGCCGGCGCGGGCCGGCGTCCCGGCGTGCTGTATTTCCACGGCGGCGGCTGGATCCTCGGCAGCCTGGAGACCCATGACGACATCTGCGCCGAGATTGCCGCCGGCGCCGACGTCGCCGTCGTGGCGGTCGACTACCGCCTCGCGCCCGAGCATCCCCATCCCGCCCAGATCGCCGATGCGCTGGCGGCCCGGGACTGGTTGCTGGCCGAGGGCGCAGGCCATGGCGTCGACGCCGCCCGGCTGGTCGCGGCCGGCGACAGCGCCGGCGGCGAGATCAGCGCCGGCCTCGCCATCCACCTCAAGGACCAGGGCCTGCCGCAGCTCGCCGGCCTGGCGCTGGCCTATCCCATCCTCGGGGCCGATACCGACACGCCCTCCTATGTCAGGCATGCCGAGGCCTCGCTCTCCCGGACGGAGATGCAGCGCTACCTCGCGGCCTTTCTCGGCCTGCCCGAGCGCTTCGCCTGGCGCGACGCGCGCGCCGTGCCGCTCCGGGCCCGCGACGTCGCCGGCCTGCCGCCGACCTTCCTCACCGCCGCGGGACATGATCCGCTGCACGACGATGCCGTGATGTTCGCCGGGCGCCTGCGCGCCGCCGGCGTGCCGGCGCTGCTGCGCCGGGAGCCGGCGCTCGGCCATGCCTATATCCGGGCCCGCCACGCCAGCGCGCCGGCCGGCGCGGGCTTCGCCGCCATCCTCGCCGCCATCCGTGCCCTGGCGCACGAAGGCCGCCTGCCCGAGCCTGCCTGA
- a CDS encoding type II toxin-antitoxin system Phd/YefM family antitoxin, whose product MKSFTTADLNKQVGAVTDAARKEPVIITHHRRPKFVLMSIEAFDELHRERGDLRRSFTLEAMPEDVRNGLLALADSYEEDRDGE is encoded by the coding sequence ATGAAGAGCTTCACGACCGCCGATCTCAACAAGCAAGTCGGAGCCGTGACCGACGCCGCTCGCAAGGAGCCCGTGATCATCACGCATCATCGGCGGCCGAAATTCGTGCTCATGTCGATCGAGGCCTTCGATGAGCTGCATCGGGAGCGCGGCGATCTGCGTCGGAGTTTCACGCTCGAAGCCATGCCGGAGGACGTCCGAAACGGACTCCTGGCCTTGGCCGATAGCTATGAGGAAGACCGGGATGGGGAATGA
- a CDS encoding GNAT family N-acetyltransferase → MSVRPATTADLPAILAIYNDAVASTTAIWNWSPVDLANRQAWFATRTGQGYPVLVADTGAGAEGYASFGDWRAFEGYRHTVEHSVYVAASARGRGHGRALLGALIEEARGLGKHVMLGGIDAANAPSLALHARFGFVETARMPEVGQKFGRWLDLVFMQKML, encoded by the coding sequence ATGAGCGTGCGTCCGGCCACGACGGCCGACCTGCCGGCGATCCTGGCGATCTACAACGACGCGGTCGCCAGCACGACGGCGATCTGGAACTGGTCGCCGGTCGACCTCGCCAACCGGCAGGCCTGGTTCGCGACCCGCACCGGCCAGGGCTATCCCGTGCTGGTGGCCGACACGGGCGCCGGGGCCGAAGGCTATGCCAGCTTCGGCGACTGGCGCGCCTTCGAGGGCTACCGCCACACGGTCGAGCATTCCGTCTATGTCGCGGCGTCGGCCCGCGGGCGCGGCCACGGCCGGGCCCTGCTCGGCGCCCTGATCGAGGAGGCGCGCGGGCTCGGCAAGCACGTGATGCTGGGCGGCATCGACGCCGCCAACGCGCCCTCCCTGGCGCTGCATGCGCGCTTCGGCTTCGTCGAGACCGCGCGCATGCCCGAGGTCGGCCAGAAGTTCGGCCGCTGGCTCGACCTCGTGTTCATGCAGAAGATGCTGTGA
- a CDS encoding LysR family transcriptional regulator has protein sequence MDADQLRTFDRVVREGSFTKAAAALNVTQGTVSMRIAALEQRLGGPLFSRGRRIELTERGQGFLPYARRALAQMMEGIEAARVADRGERGLLCLATLRSHAETVVGQALGRFLKRFPGVEVKVREGHHHDTIEMLHDRAVDIAITGWPNLDPLLDDPAPALILREDLVVVAAPALVGERRRFTAAEIGALGEVAIVQRWWQVMPDAIDMLVPRDRPAYDLPMQLALPLVREGRAAANFPRHSIAAELEAGRLVALDVSDMPPIRRDSALVALKPETWSTPIAANFARELAAAARELGLGVKATGSIRLMEAA, from the coding sequence ATGGACGCCGACCAGCTCCGGACCTTCGACCGCGTGGTGCGCGAGGGCTCGTTCACCAAGGCCGCCGCCGCGCTGAACGTGACGCAGGGCACGGTGTCGATGCGCATCGCCGCGCTGGAGCAGCGCCTGGGCGGACCGCTCTTCAGCCGCGGGCGGCGCATCGAGCTCACCGAGCGCGGCCAGGGCTTCCTGCCCTATGCCCGCCGCGCCCTGGCGCAGATGATGGAGGGCATCGAGGCGGCACGGGTGGCGGACCGCGGCGAACGCGGGCTGCTCTGCCTGGCGACGCTGCGCTCCCATGCCGAGACCGTGGTCGGCCAGGCGCTCGGCCGCTTCCTCAAGCGCTTCCCGGGCGTCGAGGTGAAGGTGCGCGAAGGCCATCACCACGACACGATCGAGATGCTGCACGACCGGGCGGTCGACATCGCCATCACCGGCTGGCCGAATCTCGACCCGCTGCTCGACGATCCCGCCCCGGCGCTGATCCTGCGCGAGGACCTGGTGGTGGTGGCCGCCCCGGCGCTGGTCGGTGAGCGCCGCCGCTTCACCGCGGCGGAGATCGGCGCCCTCGGCGAGGTGGCGATCGTGCAGCGCTGGTGGCAGGTGATGCCCGATGCGATCGACATGCTGGTGCCGCGCGACCGCCCGGCCTACGACCTGCCGATGCAGCTCGCCCTGCCGCTGGTGCGCGAGGGACGCGCCGCCGCCAATTTCCCCCGCCACTCCATCGCAGCGGAGCTGGAGGCGGGACGCCTGGTGGCGCTCGATGTGTCGGACATGCCGCCGATCCGGCGCGACAGCGCCCTGGTGGCGCTGAAGCCCGAGACGTGGTCGACCCCGATCGCCGCCAATTTCGCCCGCGAGCTGGCCGCCGCCGCCCGCGAGCTGGGGCTCGGCGTCAAGGCGACCGGCAGCATCCGGCTGATGGAAGCGGCCTGA